AGCGATGCCATCGCCGCCATTGCCGAAAGTGAAAAATCCGGACCGCAGCGTCCGATCCACGAATTGCCATCGATTTCCGTGAAATTGTCGGCACTGCATCCGCGCTATGAGGCAAGAACCGAAACAAGGGTAATGAACGAGCTTTACCCGCAGATCCAGAAGCTATGTCTGCAGGCTCGCGATGGTGGCATTGCCCTGACCATAGATGCCGAAGAGGTCGACCGGCTGGAACTGTCTTTGCGGGTGTTTGGAAAGCTGGCCCATGATCCGAAACTGAAAGACTGGAACGGACTGGGACTGGCTGTCCAGGCCTATTCGCGCCGCGCCATGCCAGCCCTGGAATGGCTGGCCGAACTGGCGGAGAATACCAAACGAAGGTTTCCGGTACGGCTTGTTAAAGGAGCTTACTGGGACACCGAAATCAAGCTGGCCCAGATCGCCGGGTTTGAAAATTTTCCACTGTTTACCCGCAAGGTGTCCACCGACGTGTCTTATTTGGCCTGTGCCCGCTATCTGCTGCGGCGGCGCGACGTCTTCTATCCTCAGTTCGCCACCCACAATGCGCACACGGTTGCAGCTGTATCGGTCATGGCCGGCAATGATCGCGAGTTTGAATTCCAGCGGCTGCATGGCATGGGCCAGGCGCTGTATGACGCTGTAACGGCGGCAGAGGGCATAGCCCAGCCGTGCCGAATATATGCACCTGTTGGCAGCCACGAAGACCTGCTGGCATATCTTGTACGCCGGTTGCTGGAGAATGGCGCAAACACTTCGTTCGTCAACCGCCTGGCAGACGATGAAGCGCCCATCGACGAGATTGTCGAAGACCCGGTGGCAGTCGTCCGGCGGCTTGATGAATTGCCTCACCCGCGTATTGCACCGCCGGGTGATGTGTTCAAACCACGCCGCAATTCCGCCGGCCTGCCATTATGGGACGACGCCACCCGCCTACCGTTGCAGGCGCAAATACAAAAAGCTCTTGAAACATCGGTGAAGGCCACTGCTCTCGTGCCCGGCAAAGCATCCGGTGAGGCCGTGCGTGAGATAACCTCGCCACATGATCGCTCAGTTGTGGTAGGCGAAATCTCTGAAGCCTCCAATGCGCAGATTGAAGCGGCAATCACCCACGCAGCTGCTGCCCAGGAAAGCTGGGACGCCCGGGGTGGGGGGTATCGCGCTGACTGTCTTGAGCGGGCCGCCGACCTTTATGAAGCCAATGCGGCCAGTCTGTTTGCCCTGTTGATCCGGGAGGCCGGCAAGAATTTGGACAATGCACAGGCCGACTTGCGCGAAGCGGTTGACTTCCTGAGGTATTATGCCAGCGAGGCCCGCGCCAAGTTTGAAGCGCCATGCCAACTGCCGGGACCAACCGGTGAAACAAATGAAATGTATCTGCGTGGCCGCGGTGTTTTCGCCTGCATCGCACCGTGGAATTTCCCGTTGGCCATTTTCACAGGCCAGATGTCTGCGGCACTTGCAGCCGGAAACACTGTGCTGGCGAAACCGGCGGAACAGACACCGCTGGTCGCGTATGAGGCAGTGAAACTGTTGCACGATGCAGGTGTTCCACCCGAAGTGTTGTCCCTGCTGCCCGGAGACGGGGCCCGCATCGGCGGACAGGTGTTGCAGCATGCCGCGTTGGGCGGTGTTGCCTTCACCGGCTCCACCCAGACCGCACACATCATCAATCGCAGGCTAGCTGAACGAGATGGCGCAATCCTGCCGCTGATTGCCGAAACGGGCGGAATGAACGCGATGATCGTCGACTCATCCGCCTTGCCGGAGCAGGCCGTTCGCGACCTGATCATGTCAGCCTTTGATTCTGCCGGTCAGCGTTGTTCCGCAGCCCGCCTGCTGTTTGTGCAGGAAGATGCCGCGAAACGGACAATCGACATGCTGTGCGGTGCGGCCAGCGAGTTGAAAATCGGCGATCCGCTTGACTACTCAACCGATGTCGGACCGGTTATCGATGACGACGCCCGTGAGCGACTGGACGCTCACAAGGCGCGAATGGCAAGCGAGGCAAAAATGCTGATCGACCTGCCGCTGCCTGCGGAGTGCGAGGCGGGCACCTTTGTCACGCCGGCCATTTATGAACTGGCGTCGCTGGCTCCTTTGCATGAGGAGGTGTTTGGACCTTGCCTGCACGTCGTGAAATACCAGGCGGACAAACTCGACCAGGTATGCCAGGAGCTCAACAAAACCGGTTACGGATTGACCCTTGGTGTGCATTCACGGGTCGAAGACACAATCGAACAGATCCAGCGCCAGGTCAGAGTCGGCAATATGTATGTCAATCGCAACCAGATCGGCGCCGTCGTCGGTTCGCAGCCATTTGGCGGCGAAGGTTTGTCCGGCACCGGGCCGAAGGCCGGTGGGCCACACTACCTCTCACAATTTGCCACTGAACGGGTTGTGTCGGTTGACACCACAGCTTCAGGTGGCAATGCGGCCTTGATGAGCATGGGGCCGGCGCGCTGATCACCCGGCATCGAAGTGCTGCTTGAGGGCGGATATCATTTTCAGGTTGAGTTGGCTTACCTGTGGATCGAGAGGCTTGGGGCGTGACGACATTTTCGCCACCACCAGTTGTTGCCCGGGCATGACATACAGGTTCTGGCCGTGGATACCGATACAAAACATCATCGGGTTCTCACCACGTTCCACGTACCACTTGTTGCGGTAATGCATGGCCTTGCCGGGAAAATACCCGGCAAAATCGCCCTGGTCCCAGGCTTCCCGGTCGCCATTGTTCAACACGTCGTCGATCCAGGCTTCCGGCAATACCTGGGCAGCACCCCTTTTTCCCCGGTTTGCGACCAGCATACCCACCCTGGCGAGGTCGCGCAGGCTGACGCACATACCTCCCGCAGCGCGTGGCGCACCCAGCCTGTCCACCGTAATGTAGGCCGGTGTTTCAGCACCCATCGGCTGCCACAGGTGCTCCGCCATCAGGTCGGCATAGCGGATACCGGCAGCGCGTTCGATAATCCAGGCCATCAGGTCAGTGTTTGGCGATACATAGTGAAACCGTCCCAGGTGCGGGCCGTCGGTGTCGGAAATCTGATTGAAGAAACTGCGCAAGTCAGACGCACTTTCACCGGGCTCGAGCGGGTTCCATCCGGTTGATTTACGGTATTCAATGATGGCTCCGCCTGTTGCCTCATAATCTTCGTCGAAACGAATGCCGGCGCGCATGTCCAGCACATTCTGGACACTGGCGCCGCTCCAGGACGTGCCGGCAATTTCCGGCACATAGTCGGTCACCAGAGCTGCTGTATCGAGCACGCCCTTGTCTGCAAGTATGCCTGACAGCGCACCCAGCATGGACTTGGAAACAGACATAAGGATGTGAGGCGTGCGCCGCCCGGAAGCATTGCGGTACTCCTCGACAATGATTTTGCCCTTGTGAATGACCGTGAATGCGTCGGTGTAGGTGGCGTCCAGGTAGCCATTAAGGTCAAGGTCGTAGTCAACCGGCAGACCGGAAAGGTCGTGCGGGGCGGACTGCAGGTCCCAGATGTCAGCCGGGTTGTTGGGGATGTCGGCTGTCTGAATGATCTCGCGAACATGGGAGAAGGCCCATGAACTGAACGGTGCAGTCCGCCAGTTGGAAAGTGTGACCTGATTTTCGGCGGCAGGTGGAAATTCTCGCATTAAAGTGCTCATGGTCTGGTATTCAAACTCCGGATTGAACTAGGCTCGGCAAACAAGACAACCAGAGCGGAACCAGGGATACAAGCAAATGCAGCATTACAAGGCGGGTTCACGGCCAACCAAACAGGCGCCAGCCAGCTACTTCACCGGAACCGTATGGCAGGACCCTATTGTGGAAGCGCCCGATCCGGCCCGAATTCGTGCCTTGCGCGTCACTTTCGAGCCCGGCGCTCGCACGGCCTGGCACACTCACCCGCTGGGACAGACACTGGTCGTCCAGTCGGGTCTTGGGCTGTTTCAGAGCGAGGGCGGGCCTGTCACCACGTTGAAACCGGGTGACGTGATGTGGATATCACCCAACGAGAAGCACTGGCATGGCGCGACGCCGGAAAACGGCATGGTTCACATCGCGTTCCAGGAAGCACTTGACGGCACTCACGCGAACTGGCTGGAACACGTAACGGACGAGGAATATCTCGTGCCGCCATCGGCATGAGCGATGGCACGGCACAGCAGTGTCATTTGAATTTGATGTGAAAATACCTATCTCTTTGAAAACAACGTTTTTCGGGGGAATTGCATTTGGCCAGGAACGAACGCAGCAAATCAGGTACAAAACCGGTTGTCGAACAGCAATCGGCGAACGCACCTGCTGTGAACGAAGATGTAGACGGCTTTCTGGCACAGTTGAAGGCAACACCGGTTCCGGCACAGTCCGGAAACGGCAAACTGGTGTTCGCCATGGACGCAACCATGAGCCGCCAGCCCAGTTGGGACGCGGCCCTGCAGACCCAGGCGGAAATGTTCCGTGAGGCCGGTCGCATCGGCGGTCTTGATGTCCAGTTGATCTATTTCCGGGGATTTGGCGAGTGCAGGGCATCAAAGTGGGTGTCGGATGCAGATGGCCTGGCCCGGCTGATGACAACAGTGGACTGCCGGGGCGGTAATACACAAATTGAAAAGGTGCTGAAGCACGTTCGCAAGGAAGCCCAGTCAGGCAGGGTCAATGCGGTCGTCTATGTGGGTGACTGCATGGAGGAGAACATTGACCTGCTATGTCAACAGGCCGGTGAAATCGGATTGCTCGGCGTCCGCATGTTCATGTTTCAGGAAGGAAATGACGCGATCGCGCTGAATGCCTTCAGGGAAATAGCCCGACTGACGGGAGGCGCCTACAGTCGTTTCGATTCAGGCTCGGCGGATCATCTGCGCGAACTGCTGTCGGCTGTAGCCGTTTATGCGGCAGGTGGCAGGCAGGCGCTTGAAAACTTCTCGGGCGCCAGGGGAAAAGGGCCGCGCGGACTGCTGGAGCAACTGAACTGATGCCATACGCAATCGCAGCCATCGCATTGTTTGTTGTTGCGACCTTGTTTCTTCCACGCCTGGTCAATGCAAACCCAGCGACAATAGCACGTGCGGCACGAAGCACATCCTCAGGTGTAATCTTTGCCGCTGCCGTGTTTTTCGCCCTTCGTGGCCTTCTACCCATCGCGATACCGCTTTTCCTGTTTGGCCTGTTCCTCCTCGGCGCACAGAGAGGTTTTAACCGCACCAGCAAGTCGCCGGGCCAGAGATCCAGCGTCCGCACGTCTGTGCTCGATATGTGGTTGAACCATGATGACGGCAGCATGGATGCGGTCATCTTGTCCGGCGCATACACCGGCAGGCAATTGTCGGAGCTGGAGCTGGCAGAGTTACTGCAATTGCTGGGCGAATGCGTTTCGGCCGGAGATCAGAGCGAAGCCTTGCTGATGGCTTATCTGGATCGTGTTCATCCGCAATGGCGCGAGCAGGCTGGTTCGGCAGGTGGCAGCAGTTCTACCGGATCGATGAGCCGGGAAGATGCGCTCGATGTCCTCGGCCTCAAGGAAGGCGCCAGTGAAAAGGACATTCGCACGGCTTATCGAAAGATGATGAAAAAACACCACCCCGACAACGGTGGATCGGCCTATCTGGCAGCGCGCATCAACGAAGCAAATGACGTGCTGACCGGCGGCGAACATTAAAAACCCGCCCGGGTACCAGTAACCGGGCGGACCCAAATGATTGATGAGACTGGTTTAGCTGGTGGGTGCCAGGGGAAAACAACCGACGCCTGCGCGTTTAAGCTGGCGGCAGGCACGTGTCGCCTGTTTTCTGCTCAATCCAGAAAACCGTGCGCGATAAAGCGTGTTTCCGTTCTTGGCCACCGGCATGAGGAATGGTGTTGCCTTCTTCAGAGCCGCAACTTTTCTGGTTTTCGCAGAGGCGAGCCTGTCTCGGGCGCCTTCACGCGTCGGGAATGCGCCAATTTGTATGTTCCATGAGGCTTGATGGATTGTGGTTTCCTGCGCTTTTCCCGCTTGGTTTTGAGCTGACGCCGCAGCGGCCCGGTCTGTCGACGTGGGCTTGATTTGTAGAGCTGCCGGAGACGGCTGCCGGGCCGACGCAACAATCCGGGATTGGTCTTTTTGCGGTGCTGCAGGTATCGCCAGTTGTGACATGGCGTCGGCTACCGCCAGGCTATCGCCCTTGGCCGCGGTTGATGGAACGACAACCGATGTGAAAGTGACGCCATTTGCGGGCAGGGTGGTTTCGGGCTGTTGCGTATTTGCCGGTTGCGCATTCAGCGCCAACAGAGCGCCCACCGGATCGGATGCAGGTACGGTGTGCTGATAGGCAGAAGCCAACTTGGCGAGTTTTGCGGTGTCGGTTTGCTTCAGGCTGGGCTTTTCGCGCGGGATCGGTGCAAACCTGGAATCAGTATCGGAAGGGTTTGCGGACTTTG
This genomic stretch from Anderseniella sp. Alg231-50 harbors:
- the putA gene encoding bifunctional proline dehydrogenase/L-glutamate gamma-semialdehyde dehydrogenase PutA — its product is MTASSLPAMEKLSSHLFSDETALVRRLASQAELDGDAADETQKLARQLVSAVRKGRKQKGGVDEFMQEYSLSSEEGVVLMCLAEALLRIPDDHTADKLIADKIGGRDWHSHVGASESLFVNASTWGLMLTGKFVGLGGEATQDPASYFSKIVKRSGEPIVRQAMRHAMRIMGKQFVLGRTIAEALDVSSPFKTQGYRFSYDMLGEAARTMNDAERYWQSYSDAIAAIAESEKSGPQRPIHELPSISVKLSALHPRYEARTETRVMNELYPQIQKLCLQARDGGIALTIDAEEVDRLELSLRVFGKLAHDPKLKDWNGLGLAVQAYSRRAMPALEWLAELAENTKRRFPVRLVKGAYWDTEIKLAQIAGFENFPLFTRKVSTDVSYLACARYLLRRRDVFYPQFATHNAHTVAAVSVMAGNDREFEFQRLHGMGQALYDAVTAAEGIAQPCRIYAPVGSHEDLLAYLVRRLLENGANTSFVNRLADDEAPIDEIVEDPVAVVRRLDELPHPRIAPPGDVFKPRRNSAGLPLWDDATRLPLQAQIQKALETSVKATALVPGKASGEAVREITSPHDRSVVVGEISEASNAQIEAAITHAAAAQESWDARGGGYRADCLERAADLYEANAASLFALLIREAGKNLDNAQADLREAVDFLRYYASEARAKFEAPCQLPGPTGETNEMYLRGRGVFACIAPWNFPLAIFTGQMSAALAAGNTVLAKPAEQTPLVAYEAVKLLHDAGVPPEVLSLLPGDGARIGGQVLQHAALGGVAFTGSTQTAHIINRRLAERDGAILPLIAETGGMNAMIVDSSALPEQAVRDLIMSAFDSAGQRCSAARLLFVQEDAAKRTIDMLCGAASELKIGDPLDYSTDVGPVIDDDARERLDAHKARMASEAKMLIDLPLPAECEAGTFVTPAIYELASLAPLHEEVFGPCLHVVKYQADKLDQVCQELNKTGYGLTLGVHSRVEDTIEQIQRQVRVGNMYVNRNQIGAVVGSQPFGGEGLSGTGPKAGGPHYLSQFATERVVSVDTTASGGNAALMSMGPAR
- a CDS encoding serine hydrolase domain-containing protein, translating into MREFPPAAENQVTLSNWRTAPFSSWAFSHVREIIQTADIPNNPADIWDLQSAPHDLSGLPVDYDLDLNGYLDATYTDAFTVIHKGKIIVEEYRNASGRRTPHILMSVSKSMLGALSGILADKGVLDTAALVTDYVPEIAGTSWSGASVQNVLDMRAGIRFDEDYEATGGAIIEYRKSTGWNPLEPGESASDLRSFFNQISDTDGPHLGRFHYVSPNTDLMAWIIERAAGIRYADLMAEHLWQPMGAETPAYITVDRLGAPRAAGGMCVSLRDLARVGMLVANRGKRGAAQVLPEAWIDDVLNNGDREAWDQGDFAGYFPGKAMHYRNKWYVERGENPMMFCIGIHGQNLYVMPGQQLVVAKMSSRPKPLDPQVSQLNLKMISALKQHFDAG
- a CDS encoding (R)-mandelonitrile lyase, encoding MQHYKAGSRPTKQAPASYFTGTVWQDPIVEAPDPARIRALRVTFEPGARTAWHTHPLGQTLVVQSGLGLFQSEGGPVTTLKPGDVMWISPNEKHWHGATPENGMVHIAFQEALDGTHANWLEHVTDEEYLVPPSA
- a CDS encoding VWA domain-containing protein; protein product: MARNERSKSGTKPVVEQQSANAPAVNEDVDGFLAQLKATPVPAQSGNGKLVFAMDATMSRQPSWDAALQTQAEMFREAGRIGGLDVQLIYFRGFGECRASKWVSDADGLARLMTTVDCRGGNTQIEKVLKHVRKEAQSGRVNAVVYVGDCMEENIDLLCQQAGEIGLLGVRMFMFQEGNDAIALNAFREIARLTGGAYSRFDSGSADHLRELLSAVAVYAAGGRQALENFSGARGKGPRGLLEQLN
- a CDS encoding DnaJ domain-containing protein, yielding MPYAIAAIALFVVATLFLPRLVNANPATIARAARSTSSGVIFAAAVFFALRGLLPIAIPLFLFGLFLLGAQRGFNRTSKSPGQRSSVRTSVLDMWLNHDDGSMDAVILSGAYTGRQLSELELAELLQLLGECVSAGDQSEALLMAYLDRVHPQWREQAGSAGGSSSTGSMSREDALDVLGLKEGASEKDIRTAYRKMMKKHHPDNGGSAYLAARINEANDVLTGGEH